The Pseudomonas sp. R4-35-07 nucleotide sequence ACGGTACCAGTTTGGCGATTAGACATGGTGTAACTCCTTGAACAAAGTTAACTGCGACTCAGGAAAAGCCCTGGCCGAGACTGAGTGCAAAGAGCAGGAAAAATTCTTGGAGATGGTTGGATCGAAATTCAACATATCGTGTAGAGATTCTCAGTGACACAAGCAACACAGTGACGCCACCTTAACCCTTTTTCCGGAACGTGCCAATGGTATTTCCGAAGGTTTCTCTATTTTCGTGACTGGCGGTGGTATTTATCGTCGTCGAAAGTCGCGCCAGGAGCCCCGGCCCCGTTGGCTGCGGGTAATGGAGGCGGGTGCATTCGTCATTAAAAGTCCTGCGCCCTTTGAACCCCACAGCCGGCCCCGGTAAGATGCCCCACAGAATTTTTTCACCTCGCATTCAGGACACCGCCATGAGCATCAAATCGGACAAGTGGATTCGCCGCATGGCGCAGGAACACGGCATGATCGAACCGTTCGTCGAGCGCCAGATCCGTGGCGAAGGCGACGCGCGCGTGATTTCGTACGGGGTTTCCAGCTATGGCTACGACGTGCGTTGCGCCGATGAATTCAAGGTGTTCACCAATATCAACTCGGCGATTGTCGATCCGAAGAACTTCGACGAAAAAAGCTTCGTCGACGTCAAGAGCGATGTCTGCATCATCCCGCCAAACTCCTTCGCCCTGGCCCGCACCGTGGAGTTCTTCCGTATCCCGCGTGACGTATTGACCATCTGCCTGGGTAAAAGCACCTACGCCCGTTGCGGCATCATCGTCAACGTGACCCCGCTGGAACCCGAGTGGGAAGGCCATGTGACCCTGGAGTTCTCCAACACCACCACCTTGCCGGCGAAAATCTACGCCAACGAAGGCGTCGCGCAAATGCTCTTCCTGCAGTCGGACGAGGCGTGTGAAGTGTCCTATAAGGACCGTGCCGGCAAGTATCAGGGCCAGCGTGGCGTCACGCTCCCACGCGCTTGATCGAAAGCTCCTACGCTCCAAGGGAATTAGTCTGCAGAAAGTGACTCTATCTAGGTGTACTGCCTCGGCGCGTGTAAAACGCGTCGAGCCACGCTTGAGGAGTGCCCTATGAAGATCAACCCGCGAATCAGCGCAGAACTTGCCCGGCTTGAACCCAACCAGATTGGTGTTCTGGCCTGGTCCCTGATGGCCGACCCTGCTTATGCGGGCGGCATTCCCGGCCAACCTGAACCGGACTATCCGCAGCCTACCGAACCGGGTGAGCCCACCTTGCCGGATGAGCCGCCTCCCGCACCTGTTGCCTGACCCTGCACGCACGCCTGTGCGTCACTGAACCGGCCAGACCTCATGATCGCCGATCACAAAGATTCGGCGCTCATCGTCCAGTTCCACTGCGTAACCGCCGGTAAAGGCGCCAAACGCCGGCAGCAGGCTGACGCGTTTGCCAATCTGGAAGCACGGCAGGCGCAGGCTCTGCCGGCCCTTGCCGCGCAAGCGATACACCGGATGGACATGCCCCGCCAGCACGTGATGGCTGGGATGGGCGTCCGGTTCGTGCTGTAGCGCGAATGGCCCTATCAATAGTGGCTCCGTCACCACCTCTATGTTCAGATCGGCAGGCGGATCGCCTGCGCGTTGATCGTGATTGCCGCGAATCAACGTGATCGGCAACTCAGCGTAACGCGCTCGCCAGGCCCTGAGTGCGCCCAGGGTGCCGCTGGCGTGGGAGCCTGGGCCGTGGAGGAAATCTCCGAGGAAGATCACCCGAGCGCAGGCAAAGGCCGCCAGCAACCGATCCAGGCGCTGCAGGTTTTCGCTCGTAGTGCCCTGGGGTACGGGTTGCCCGAGGCTGCGGTAGGCCGAGGCCTTGCCGAAGTGAGCGTCGGCGATCAGCAGGTATTGGCGCGCCGGCCAGTACACCGCCTTGTCCGCCAGCAGCCACAATTGCTCACCCTCAATCGTTACCGAACACACCATCAAGCGTTCCCTCTGTCCGCGACTTTTTCCAGGTCCTTGACCATCCGCGCAATGCGCTCCGAGAGTTTTTCCGAACTCAGGCTTTCGCGCATCCGCTCCACCAGCAGCGGAAAGGCCAGGGGGGTTGGCCGCTGGATCATATGCAGGTCCAGTTGCAGCGCCGACAAGCGAAGCAATGTCTCTTCCAGGCGCTGAATGTCCAGTTCGTTGCGCAGGACTTCTTCCCCTGCCTGGGTCAGCAGCAGATTGTGCGGATCATATTGTTTGAACACTTCGAAGAACAGGCCACTGGAGGCCTGCACCTGCCGGGTGCTTTTCGGTGCACCGGGGTAACCGGCGAACACCAGCCCGGCGATGCGTGCGATTTCGCGAAAACGCCGCAACGCCAGTTCACCGGCGTTAAGGCTGGCTGCCACGTCCGTGAGCAAATCCTGTGGGCTGAGCAGCGCCTCGGTCAACACGTCGGGCCAGTGCACCTCGGTGGCGCTCAGCAATTCCAACCCATAATCATTGACTGCAATGGAAAAGGTCACGGGTTGCTGCCGGCTGACTCGCCACGCCAGCAGACTCGCCAGCCCCAGATGCACCTGACGCCCGGCGAAGGGGTAGAGAAACAGGTGCCAGCCTTCGCGCGACTTGAGAAACTCCGCCAGCAAGTGATCACGGGTCGGCAGGCCGGACCAACGCAGTTGTGTCAGCAGCAATGGCTGCACCGCCTGCATCTCCGGGCCGTCGAAGCGACCCTGGGCCGCCGCGTCGAAGCGCTCGATCACCGCCTGCGCCAGCTCATTGGAAAGCGGCATGCGCCCGCCATTCCAGCGCGGCACGGCGGCTTTTTTCGCGGTGCTGCGGCGCACGTAGGCGGTCATGTTTTCCACGCGCACCAACTCCAGCAGGCGTCCGGCGAACAGAAAACCGTCGCCCGGCTTGAGTCGCGCAATAAAACCTTCCTCGAC carries:
- the pdeM gene encoding ligase-associated DNA damage response endonuclease PdeM, with the protein product MVCSVTIEGEQLWLLADKAVYWPARQYLLIADAHFGKASAYRSLGQPVPQGTTSENLQRLDRLLAAFACARVIFLGDFLHGPGSHASGTLGALRAWRARYAELPITLIRGNHDQRAGDPPADLNIEVVTEPLLIGPFALQHEPDAHPSHHVLAGHVHPVYRLRGKGRQSLRLPCFQIGKRVSLLPAFGAFTGGYAVELDDERRIFVIGDHEVWPVQ
- the dcd gene encoding dCTP deaminase, whose product is MSIKSDKWIRRMAQEHGMIEPFVERQIRGEGDARVISYGVSSYGYDVRCADEFKVFTNINSAIVDPKNFDEKSFVDVKSDVCIIPPNSFALARTVEFFRIPRDVLTICLGKSTYARCGIIVNVTPLEPEWEGHVTLEFSNTTTLPAKIYANEGVAQMLFLQSDEACEVSYKDRAGKYQGQRGVTLPRA